A single Tenacibaculum sp. Bg11-29 DNA region contains:
- a CDS encoding T9SS type A sorting domain-containing protein — protein MNKPLLNAPKLAAVLILLFITHFSYGQITYVGCSNTFLTKQSTTVGADGHTRNTYVNGDVKIIWNVGQARWEIIKDFPFIPTAFYNDTASYPNPPDLTLGNWVKTGNICGALLTTLTGDVQSTIVWSDITPPLFENSKPVASSIHQKSFTLETDIDEAGTIYYVVLADGATGPTSAEVKVGTGTGGSIQVTSGNTVVNTRDNSHNFNVTGLTAGTAYDVYTVAQDDESIPNIQTSPIKIKITTAANTLPTFTSTPVIAINEGSTYTYNITTNDVDGDAVAVTATTKPSWLSFSAATTTVSSLAFSTGISQRERIRRQSLRGVSADASGNVYVVVAKPSHKIYKISPSGVVTTLAGSTGGFANGTGTAAQFSSPSGLAVDASGNVYVADMGNHRIRKISPSGVVTTLAGSTQGFAEGTGTAAQFDSPYGVSVDVLGNVYVADSGNHKIRKISPSGVVTTLAGSASGFANGRGTAAQFSSPYGVSVDALGNVYVADSDNHKIRKISPSGVVTTLAGSTFGFANGIGVAAQFNSPYGVSVDTSGNVYVADSNNNRIRKITPSGLVSALADITSSINAVCVGASGTVYVADNNSDKIRKIAESALLRGDSTGKTGVHNVVLKADDGSGGITNQSFTITVKEIPTVTTAAATTITVNGATVNGNVTANGGATITERGFVYALTSDDSSPTLAEVNSTTVIKEVIAGTTGGFTKALTGLIANSNYSVIAFATNSVGVTESSVIFFTTINTPPTFTSTAITAINEGSTYTYNITTNDVDGDAVTVTATTKPDWLSLSAVTTTVSSLSFSTGLNIRDLIRNVPLRGVSVDASGNVYVAVARPSHKIYKINPSGVVTTLAGSTEGFVNGTGTSAQFSSPSGLAVDASGNVYVADFGNHRIRKISPSGVVTTLAGSTQGFAEGTGTVAQFDSPYGVSVDALGNVYVADSGNHKIRKISPSGVVTTLAGSTSGFAEGTGIAAQFDSPYGVSVDALGNIYVADSGNHKIRKISPSGVVSTLAGSTSGFANGIGAAAQFDSPKAVSVDTSGNVYIGNRNIIRKITPSGLVNTLAGSTRGFEDGLATVAKFKEIKGVYVDVSGTVYVADSDNDKIRKITQRAVITGDATGKTGVHNVVLKAADGNGGITNQSFTITVKGKPTVTTAAATTITENGATVNGNVTANGGTTIIERGFVYALTSDDNSPTLAEVNGTTVFKVVVTGTTGVFTKALTGLIANSNYSVIAFATNSVGVTEATVLTFTTINTQPFISSITRQSPTTSPTDADALAWDITFDRAVVNVDATDFTVSGTTATIASVTNPSGNVYRVTASGGDLAGLNATVTLGFAGGQNIADGIGNSLTNLTPTGTNNNTFIVNNAPPMATWTGALNTDWAQSLNWNPTVIPTANADITIPSGLMMYPTANASVTFNSLTINSGASFIPNSTTTGTVTYKRNLPTTGDWYLVSTPIANETLQNVIANNTFATGSTPGNIGIGLYENSNASQWAYVNAGSTGNVTPGMGISAQLATAGDISSTGTALNTSNVIFGVSTGTTTNFNLLGNPFTAFINSATFTTTNTAVLTEETVWLWNGTAYVTYNNASPIEVAPGQAFFVEASTGGAVIFTTANRSHQNADTFMREAPKSTFELSVEEGTNKSATKVFYADSKTTGFDNGYDSKMFGGTDYKFKVYTELVSDSKGKKLAIQTLPNQNLEKIVIPVGLIAEAGKKITFSVKAQNLPDNTNVFLEDRINNTLVNISEENHSVTLKSTAKGTGQFYIHTSAKNLEDVDIAQDLESVSIYKSANNSLTIAGLQADKASVNVYSILGKKVISTELKSTGVHVIQLPKTAAGVYIVELSSSLGTVSKKIILE, from the coding sequence ATGAATAAACCTTTACTTAATGCGCCTAAATTAGCCGCAGTTCTTATACTACTATTTATAACACATTTCTCCTATGGACAAATTACTTATGTTGGTTGTTCCAATACATTTCTAACCAAACAGTCTACGACTGTAGGGGCTGATGGACATACTAGAAATACCTATGTAAATGGAGACGTGAAAATAATATGGAATGTTGGTCAAGCAAGATGGGAAATTATTAAAGATTTCCCTTTTATACCGACTGCTTTTTATAACGATACCGCTTCTTACCCTAACCCTCCTGATCTCACATTGGGTAACTGGGTTAAAACTGGTAACATCTGTGGAGCATTACTTACCACTTTAACAGGTGATGTACAAAGTACCATAGTTTGGTCAGATATTACACCACCCTTATTTGAAAATAGTAAACCAGTGGCATCTTCAATACATCAAAAAAGTTTCACCTTAGAAACAGATATAGATGAAGCGGGAACCATTTATTATGTAGTACTAGCTGATGGAGCAACCGGTCCAACTTCAGCAGAAGTAAAAGTAGGAACTGGAACTGGAGGTTCTATTCAAGTAACTTCAGGTAATACAGTTGTAAATACAAGGGATAATAGTCATAATTTTAATGTTACAGGCTTAACCGCAGGTACAGCTTATGATGTATATACAGTAGCTCAAGATGATGAAAGCATACCAAATATACAGACAAGCCCAATAAAAATAAAGATTACAACCGCAGCTAATACCTTACCAACTTTTACTTCTACCCCAGTAATTGCTATTAATGAAGGCAGTACATATACCTACAATATTACCACTAATGATGTAGATGGAGACGCTGTAGCAGTTACTGCGACTACGAAGCCTAGTTGGTTAAGCTTTTCTGCTGCGACTACTACAGTAAGCTCTCTTGCTTTTAGTACAGGGATAAGTCAAAGGGAGCGAATTCGCCGTCAATCACTTAGGGGAGTTTCTGCAGACGCATCAGGTAATGTATATGTGGTAGTTGCTAAGCCTAGTCATAAAATATATAAAATAAGCCCATCTGGAGTGGTTACTACGTTGGCAGGGTCTACGGGAGGTTTTGCAAATGGCACAGGAACCGCAGCTCAATTTAGCTCTCCTTCTGGGCTTGCAGTAGATGCATCAGGAAATGTGTATGTGGCAGATATGGGTAATCATAGAATACGTAAAATAAGCCCATCTGGAGTGGTTACTACGTTGGCGGGATCTACGCAAGGTTTTGCGGAAGGTACAGGTACTGCAGCTCAATTTGACTCTCCTTATGGAGTTTCTGTAGATGTATTAGGTAATGTGTATGTTGCAGATTCTGGTAATCATAAAATACGTAAAATAAGCCCATCTGGTGTGGTTACTACGTTGGCTGGGAGCGCATCTGGTTTTGCAAATGGTAGAGGAACCGCAGCTCAATTTAGTTCTCCTTATGGAGTTTCTGTAGATGCATTAGGTAATGTTTATGTTGCAGATTCGGATAATCATAAAATACGTAAAATAAGTCCATCTGGTGTAGTTACTACGTTGGCAGGGAGTACATTCGGTTTTGCAAATGGTATAGGAGTCGCAGCTCAATTTAATTCTCCTTATGGAGTTTCTGTAGACACATCAGGAAATGTATATGTTGCAGATTCAAATAATAATAGAATACGTAAAATAACTCCTTCAGGATTGGTTAGTGCGTTGGCAGATATTACAAGTTCCATTAATGCAGTTTGTGTAGGTGCATCAGGTACTGTATATGTTGCCGATAATAATAGTGATAAAATTAGAAAAATAGCGGAAAGCGCTTTACTTAGAGGAGATTCAACTGGAAAAACGGGAGTACATAATGTAGTATTAAAAGCAGATGATGGTAGTGGAGGCATAACTAATCAGTCTTTTACAATTACAGTAAAAGAAATACCTACCGTAACTACAGCTGCAGCAACAACAATTACAGTAAATGGAGCTACAGTAAACGGAAACGTAACTGCAAATGGAGGAGCAACAATTACAGAAAGAGGTTTTGTGTATGCGTTAACATCAGATGATAGTTCACCAACATTAGCAGAAGTAAATAGCACAACTGTTATTAAAGAAGTTATTGCAGGAACAACAGGGGGTTTTACAAAAGCACTTACAGGTTTAATAGCAAATAGTAACTATAGTGTTATTGCTTTTGCAACCAACAGTGTTGGGGTAACAGAATCTTCAGTAATTTTTTTTACAACCATAAACACCCCACCAACATTTACATCAACAGCAATAACTGCTATTAATGAAGGCAGTACATATACTTACAATATTACTACCAATGATGTAGATGGTGATGCTGTAACAGTTACTGCGACTACAAAACCTGATTGGTTAAGTTTGTCTGCTGTGACTACTACAGTAAGCTCTCTTTCGTTTAGCACGGGATTGAATATTAGAGATTTAATTCGAAATGTACCACTTAGAGGAGTCTCTGTAGATGCATCTGGGAATGTGTATGTTGCAGTTGCTAGGCCTAGTCATAAAATATATAAAATAAATCCATCTGGTGTGGTTACTACGTTGGCGGGGTCTACGGAAGGTTTTGTAAATGGCACAGGAACCTCAGCTCAATTTAGTTCTCCTTCTGGGCTTGCAGTAGATGCTTCAGGTAATGTGTATGTTGCAGATTTTGGTAATCATAGAATACGTAAAATAAGCCCATCTGGTGTGGTTACTACGTTGGCGGGATCTACGCAAGGTTTTGCAGAAGGTACGGGTACTGTAGCTCAATTTGACTCTCCTTATGGAGTTTCTGTAGATGCATTAGGTAATGTGTATGTTGCAGATTCTGGTAATCATAAAATACGTAAAATAAGTCCATCTGGTGTGGTTACTACCTTGGCAGGGAGCACATCTGGTTTTGCAGAAGGTACAGGAATCGCAGCTCAATTTGACTCTCCTTATGGAGTTTCTGTAGATGCATTAGGTAATATTTATGTTGCGGATTCTGGTAATCATAAAATACGTAAAATAAGTCCATCTGGTGTGGTTAGTACTTTGGCGGGGAGCACATCTGGTTTTGCAAATGGTATAGGAGCCGCAGCTCAATTTGACTCTCCTAAAGCAGTTTCTGTAGATACATCAGGAAATGTATATATTGGAAATAGAAATATAATACGTAAAATAACTCCTTCAGGGTTGGTTAATACGTTGGCGGGGTCTACGAGAGGTTTTGAAGATGGCCTAGCAACCGTAGCTAAGTTTAAAGAAATTAAAGGAGTTTATGTGGATGTATCAGGTACTGTGTATGTTGCTGATAGTGACAATGATAAAATCAGAAAAATAACACAACGTGCTGTAATTACAGGAGATGCAACTGGTAAAACAGGGGTACATAATGTCGTGTTAAAAGCCGCTGATGGAAATGGAGGTATTACTAATCAATCTTTTACAATTACGGTAAAAGGAAAACCTACCGTAACTACAGCAGCAGCAACAACAATTACAGAAAATGGAGCTACAGTAAACGGAAACGTAACTGCAAATGGCGGAACAACAATTATAGAAAGAGGTTTTGTGTATGCGTTAACATCAGATGATAATTCACCAACATTAGCAGAAGTAAACGGTACAACTGTTTTTAAAGTTGTTGTTACTGGTACAACAGGAGTATTTACCAAAGCACTTACAGGTTTAATCGCAAATAGTAACTATAGTGTTATTGCTTTTGCAACCAACAGTGTTGGTGTAACGGAAGCAACGGTTTTAACTTTTACAACCATAAATACTCAACCATTTATTAGTAGCATTACTCGTCAAAGCCCAACTACAAGCCCAACAGATGCAGATGCATTAGCATGGGATATAACTTTTGATAGAGCAGTAGTAAATGTAGATGCAACAGATTTTACAGTAAGTGGAACAACAGCTACAATTGCTTCAGTAACAAACCCAAGTGGTAATGTATACAGAGTAACAGCTTCTGGTGGAGACTTAGCAGGGTTGAATGCAACAGTTACCTTAGGGTTTGCTGGCGGTCAAAACATTGCTGATGGCATTGGTAACTCATTAACTAATTTAACACCAACAGGAACAAATAATAATACTTTTATAGTAAATAATGCACCTCCTATGGCTACATGGACAGGGGCATTGAATACTGATTGGGCGCAATCATTAAACTGGAATCCAACTGTTATTCCTACTGCAAATGCAGATATTACTATTCCTAGTGGTTTAATGATGTACCCAACAGCTAATGCTTCGGTAACATTTAATTCATTAACCATTAATTCTGGAGCAAGTTTTATTCCTAATAGTACAACAACAGGTACTGTTACTTATAAAAGAAACTTACCTACAACAGGTGATTGGTATTTAGTTTCTACACCTATTGCTAATGAAACATTACAAAATGTAATAGCAAATAATACTTTTGCAACAGGTAGTACTCCAGGTAATATTGGTATTGGTCTTTATGAAAATAGTAATGCTTCTCAATGGGCATATGTAAACGCAGGTAGTACAGGTAACGTAACTCCAGGAATGGGAATATCGGCACAATTAGCTACTGCTGGTGATATATCTTCTACAGGTACCGCTTTAAACACTTCTAATGTAATATTTGGTGTATCAACAGGAACTACTACAAATTTTAACTTACTAGGTAACCCTTTTACTGCTTTTATAAATTCTGCAACATTTACAACTACTAATACAGCAGTTTTAACTGAAGAGACTGTTTGGTTATGGAACGGAACAGCGTATGTAACATACAATAACGCAAGCCCTATAGAAGTTGCTCCAGGACAAGCATTTTTTGTAGAAGCTTCAACTGGAGGCGCTGTAATTTTTACAACTGCCAACAGAAGTCATCAAAATGCGGATACATTTATGAGAGAAGCTCCAAAATCTACTTTTGAATTATCTGTAGAAGAAGGAACTAATAAGAGTGCTACTAAAGTCTTTTATGCTGATAGTAAAACTACTGGTTTTGATAATGGATACGATTCTAAAATGTTTGGAGGTACAGATTACAAATTCAAAGTATATACTGAATTGGTTTCTGATAGCAAAGGTAAAAAATTAGCGATTCAAACTTTACCGAATCAAAACCTTGAAAAAATTGTTATACCTGTAGGTTTAATTGCTGAAGCTGGCAAGAAAATTACCTTTTCTGTAAAAGCACAAAACCTACCAGATAACACTAATGTATTTTTAGAAGATAGAATTAATAATACTTTAGTAAATATTTCTGAAGAGAATCATTCAGTAACGTTAAAAAGTACTGCTAAAGGTACTGGTCAATTCTACATTCACACAAGTGCTAAAAACTTAGAAGATGTTGATATTGCACAAGATTTAGAAAGTGTAAGCATATACAAATCTGCTAATAATAGTTTAACTATTGCTGGTTTACAAGCTGATAAAGCATCCGTAAATGTATATTCTATTTTAGGTAAAAAAGTAATTAGTACTGAACTTAAATCAACAGGAGTTCATGTAATTCAATTACCAAAAACTGCTGCAGGAGTTTACATCGTGGAATTAAGTTCTAGTTTAGGAACAGTTAGCAAGAAAATTATTTTAGAGTAA